Proteins from one Malaya genurostris strain Urasoe2022 chromosome 2, Malgen_1.1, whole genome shotgun sequence genomic window:
- the LOC131428480 gene encoding facilitated trehalose transporter Tret1-like produces MDCAEGTQKPHYVKQYLAAVIATLGAFSIGTVFGWSSPSEFDIDDDDFAWVVSIMGLGGAIISIPAGLIVKKLGARKTLLLFVPVTVAGWALIIWFQNVGMLLVGRLLTGFGAGAFCMVVPIYIGEMASKEIRGTVGSFFQQMINLGILYAYSLGVALNVFQLSVMCGIVPVLYGVLFFFMPDTPTYLVLSDNEHKAVGSIKWLRGYHFDATSEIDEIRSRQHLTGTGTEKRSLWASFRQPAAVRALGTMLGLMFFMQMSGVNVVLFYSESIFESANVPIGAEVATIIIGAMQVLGTLLSSLIVDRVGRRPLLLVSGGAMMVSALLLGIYLLLLTGEKATEELVATYGWIPIAALCLYMTLFSVGFGPVTWLMLGELFSPDVKGLASALANMTSFALSFALSRLFPLVRDVIGSGPTFIIFAGFCLLAVVFVVLVVPETKGRSLSEIQCMLATGGGRFVLRFNKKR; encoded by the exons ATGGACTGCGCCGAGGGCACTCAGAAGCCCCACTACGTAAAACAATACCTCGCTGCTGTGATTG CTACCCTTGGTGCGTTTTCGATCGGAACTGTATTCGGTTGGAGTTCTCCGTCTGAGTTCGACATCGATGATGATGATTTCGCCTGGGTAGTTTCGATAATGGGTCTCGGTGGAGCGATAATCAGCATTCCTGCCGGGTTGATAGTGAAGAAACTGGGAGCCAGGAAAACGTTACTGCTGTTCGTTCCCGTTACGGTGGCCG GATGGGCGCTTATCATTTGGTTTCAAAATGTGGGCATGCTGTTGGTCGGCCGTCTGTTGACGGGGTTCGGTGCGGGTGCCTTCTGTATGGTTGTTCCGATCTACATTGGCGAAATGGCATccaaagagattcgtggaacaGTTGGATCGTTCTTCCAGCAGATGATTAATTTGGGCATACTTTATGCGTATTCCCTCGGAGTTGCACTGAACGTATTCCAACTCAGCGTCATGTGCGGCATCGTACCGGTGCTTTACGGCGTGTTATTCTTCTTCATGCCAGACACTCCCACCTATCTG GTACTGAGTGATAATGAACACAAGGCTGTTGGATCTATCAAATGGCTTCGCGGATATCATTTCGATGCCACCTCGGAAATCGATGAAATACGCAGCCGACAACACCTGACCGGTACCGGAACCGAGAAGCGTTCGCTGTGGGCATCCTTTCGGCAACCTGCTGCGGTACGAGCACTCGGTACCATGTTGGGTCTTATGTTTTTCATGCAGATGTCAGGTGTTAATGTAGTACTCTTCTATTCGGAATCAATATTCGAG TCGGCAAACGTGCCCATCGGAGCTGAGGTGGCCACCATCATCATCGGTGCTATGCAGGTGCTCGGTACGTTGCTGTCCTCGCTAATAGTGGACCGTGTGGGACGCCGGCCGCTCCTGTTGGTGTCGGGCGGCGCCATGATGGTTAGTGCCTTGCTGCTAGGAATCTACCTTCTGCTGCTAACCGGAGAGAAAGCTACCGAGGAGCTGGTGGCCACGTACGGCTGGATTCCAATTGCAGCCCTTTGCCTGTATATGACACTTTTTTCGGTTGGTTTCGGACCGGTTACCTGGCTGATGCTGGGTGAATTATTCTCCCCGGATGTGAAGGGACTGGCCAGCGCGCTTGCAAACATGACCAGCTTTGCGCTGTCGTTTGCGTTGTCCCGGTTGTTTCCCCTGGTACGGGACGTGATCGGTAGCGGACCAACGTTTATAATTTTTGCCGGTTTCTGCTTACTGGCGGTGGTGTTTGTGGTCCTAGTGGTACCGGAAACAAAGGGCAGGTCGCTCAGTGAGATACAGTGCATGTTGGCTACCGGCGGAGGCAGGTTTGTGTTAAGGTTTAATAAAAAAAGATAA